In Paenibacillus dendritiformis, the DNA window CATGAATCTTCTTGCCGAACACATTCATCGCGATGGCGATGAACGGGAGCGGCAGCAGGGCGGCCAGCGTCAGCTTCCATTGAATCATGAACATCGCGAACAGCACGATGAGGAGGAATGCCGTCGAATCCGTCAAGGTGAGCATGCCGAATCCGGCTGTCTGCGCTACGGAACGAAGGTCATTGGTCGCCCGGGCCATCAGGTCCCCGGTGCGGTTTTTCTCGAAGAACGGAGGCGTCATTTTGAGAAAATGACGCATCAGCTTGGAGCGAAGCTTGCGTTCTACCAGGTTCGCTCCGCCGAAAATCTGATACATCCATACGTACGTGATGGCATAAATGACCACCATCGTGCCCAGTATGAGGAGAAGATAGGATGTCAATTTGCCCCATGTAATGCCCCCTCGTACAATGTCATCGATGGCGACCCCCAGGATGCGAGGGGGGACGAGCTCGATGATGCCGACGACGATCAGCATCACGACACCCACAATGTACCTCGTCTTATGTTCTTTGAAGAACCAGCCGAGCTTGAATAAAACCGATAGCATTTTGTCACTTCCTTGTCTCTTGGCAAAATGGGAAAAACAAAAAAGGCATATCGTTCGTGAACGATATGCCTTAGGTTGCGTAAGGCGATATGTACGAGCGATGTGGCGCCCGCATGACGAGGAAGCATCACCGGCTTGCACATTACGGCAAGTTCGATGGGACAGCGAGTGATCCGATCACTTCGCCGCGCTTCCCGCTTCAGAATTGTGCTCCTCTTCTCAACGAGGAGGAACGCAGCTTCCGGCAGGGCTCCTGCGATATGAAGTTCGAGGCCGCGCAGCTAGCGCCGCAAGTGCCAAAACAATTGCATTACGCATTGGATTTACCTGCCTTTCTGAAGTAGTGTGGATGGGCTGCGCATCACCGCGCTGCCGTATCTGTTTGTAGATTCTAGCACCGAGCTTCCGGCATTGTCAACCATTTTTTTGAAATGAGCCGCCGTGGGGGGATTCGCATGCATCCCGGAACCCTCACCGTTGCCGGATCGTCCGCTTTCGTCGTATGATGGAAGGCGGGGTACCCGAAGCGGACATTGTCTCCTTCGGGCTAGGATGGCAGACACTTCCGCTAACTATGGGCCGGCCCGAACGGCCACGGGGAGGGGGGCCGCCACTCTATTCAAGAGCGGCCAAGCAGCAGCGACAAGATGCCCGCCGCGATTAGCGGCCCTACCGGAACGCCGCGGAACAGCGCGACGCCGAGCACGGTTCCGATAAGCAGTCCGGCGACGACGGTCGGCGATTGCGTCATCAGATGGGCGCCCCGGCCGCCCAGGTAGGCGACCAGCATTCCGACCGCGACGGCCAAGAGCGATTTCCAATGCAGGAACGATTGCAGAATCGTCTCGATAGACATGGAGCCGCTGGCGATCGGGGACATGACCCCGACGGTAAGAATGATAATTCCAATCGTGAGGCCGTATTTCTCTATCCAGGGGAACAGGCTCTGCAACTGGGTGACGCGCAGCAGCAGCAGGATGACCATCGCGATCGTGACGGTCGAATTGCCGCTGATGATGCCCAATCCGGCGAGCCCCAATAAAATAAGAGAAGAAATATCTAATTGCGTCATTCGAATCGCAGCTCCTTTCAATTCTTGCCACAAAAGGCCGGCTTTCAGCACAGACAGCACAAGGATAGCATATTTAACCAAGCTTGAAAATGAAGCAAGCCATTGGAGGTGGGGGTATGAGCAACACATTATTGCTGACCGGCTTCGATCCGTTCGGAGGCGAATCGATCAATCCGTCCTGGGAGGCGGTCCGCGCGCTCGACGGCGCGGCGCTGGGACGGTATCGGGTGCAGGCGGCGCAGCTGCCGACTTCATTCGCGCGGGCCGGGGCGACGCTTCGCGACGCGATGGCCGCTTGCGACCCCGCGGCCGTCATCTGTGTCGGACAAGCCGGCGGCCGTCCGGACATCACGCTGGAGCGAGTCGCGATCAATCTGGCGGATGCCCGCATCGCGGACAATGACGGCAATCAGCCGACGGATGATGAGGTCGTCCCGGGAGGCCCTGCCGCCTATTGGGCGACGCTGCCGGTGAAGGCGCTGCGGCGCGCCGTGCTGGAGGCGGGCATTCCGTGCTCGGTGTCGTATACGGCCGGGACGTTTGTCTGCAACTCCATTTTCTATACGCTAATGCATGAATTGGCCGGCCGTCACGAGAAGGAACGGATCCCGGCGGGATTCATCCATATCCCATTCTTGCCACAACAGGCAGCCGCTTATCCAGGCAAGCCGAGCATGTCGCTTGACTCGATCGTGCAAGCGCTGCGCGCCGTCATTCTTCATGCGGACGCGGAGGAGGAGCGGGGCGCCAGCGCCGGGACTTTGCACGGCTGAGCTTCGGGGGAAGGGGATCGGCACGCATTCCCGCATATTGGAACAGGCCAGCCGTGCATCCCCCTCTTTGGCGGAACAGCAAGCCAAAAGGGGCCCAAGCGGGCCCCTTCTCTTATTTCAGATCTTCGATAGAGTTAATGTCCATATAAGCCGGAACAACGAGACCGATTTTGGTGCCGTTCAGGTTAGGACCGAGATCATCGATTTGATCCTTGAATTTGTCATAATAGTCTTTGTGCGTCGTTGGGAGCCATGCAGCTACAATCGCATCGACATCCCCATTGGCGACGCCCGTCCACATCGGACCGGCTTCGACCTGGAGCAGATCGACCTTGTAGCCGAGCTTCTCCTGCAGGACGTATGCGATGACGTTCGTGCTGGCAATCTCCGAATCCCAGGCCACATAGCCGAGCTTCAGCTTTTTGCCGTCTGCAGGCTGTGCGCCTTCGATCCACTTGTCAACTTTGTCCGCATTCGCGTCGACCCATTCCTTGGCGGCTTCTTCCGGGTTCTTGCCGTCGTGAACGGCAACCATGACCTGCGCCATGTCGTCTGCCGTCCATTCGAACTGATCAAGCACCTTATGCGCGTTCGGATCGTCTTCCTTCAAGCCTGTTCGGGCGATCGTATGGATCTGCTCATCTCCGCCGTAGACCCCTTTCGGATCCTCCAAATATTTGAGATCGTATTTGGCGAATTTCCAATGCGGCGTCCAGCCCGTAATAATAATCGGCTCCTGTTTCTTGATCGCTTTGTCCAAAGCCGCGGTCATAGCGGCGCCCGAACCCTCAACGAGCTTCCATTTGTCGAGGCCGTATTCCTGGAGCGCTTTTTCGGTTGACTGCATAATCCCCGCACCGGCGTCGATCCCGACAATTTTGTAATCGACGGAATCGCCAACGCTTGCCGTCTGATTGCCGCCTGCAGATGATCCACTGCCGTCCGCTCCTCCAGATGGGCTGGAAGAACCGGAACAGCCCGCCAGCGTCCATCCGATTATCGCGATAAGACCCAACAACATCCAACGTCTCGTTCGATTATGCTTCATGCACATCACGCTCCTTGTTTTTTGGATTTATTTTTTTTGAAACTATGCTGAGAGAACCGGTCCAGTATAATGGCCAGCAGCACGACAGCGAGGCCTGCCTCGAAGCCTTGGCCGATCTTCAGCTGGGTAACGGAACGGTAGACTTCGGCCCCAATCCCTTGGGCCCCGATCATGGAGGCGATGACGACCATGGACAGCGACAGCATAATCGTCTGGTTCACGCCGGCCATCAAGGTCGGCATGGCGACGGGAAGCTGCACTTTCCATAAGGTCTGCATCGGCGTGGAGCCGAAGGCGGAAGCGGCCTCCATCATGTCTTCAGGCACTTGGCGAATGCCAAGCTCGGTCAGCCGGATTGTCGGCGGCACGGCAAAGATGACCGAGGCAATGACGCCAGGCACGATGCCGAGCCCGAACAGAAATACGGCTGGAAGCAAATATACGAAGGCGGGCATCGTCTGCATGAAATCCAGCACCGGACGCATAATCCGGGAGACGCTGTCCGAACGTCCGCAGGCGATTCCGAGCGGAATGCCGATAACGATAGATAATATTGTCGCTACGATGACGAGGGCCAGCGTGCTCATCGTCGGCTCCCAATAGCCGAGCGCTTCGATGATGAACAGTCCGATCAAGGTCAGTAAGGACAAGGACCAGCGTCCGATCAGGAAGGCCAGCACCGTAAAGATTGCAATTAAAATGTAGGCCGATGGCCAGGTAAGCAGATCAGTGATGCTTTCGACGCTGCGTTCGATCAATTTGGATAGAAATTCAAAGAACCCGTCGGCATTCGTGCCGAGCCAGTTCACTCCCTCTTCGACCCAATTACCTATCGGCAGTCGCATGCGACATCACCATCCCTTCCGTGTCTGATGCGGCTGTATCCGCTCCTGCCGCTTCGTTCGTTCCATTCGGTCCATGCGGCACATTGCCGGCCAGCGCGCCAAGAACCGCTCCGCGCACGATCGCGCCCATCAGCCTCCCGTCCGGCTGGACGACAGCGATTGGAAGCTTGGCCTCGCCCGACAACGCGAACAGATCGTTCAGCAGCACATCCGGCGATACGGTAGGGACGTCGGTGAACATGACTTCCTGCAATGACTTGCCGCTGCGTGCCGCCTCACTGGCCTGCTCGGCTGTAACGACCCCTTGAAGTGACTTATCTTTGCCCACGACGAATAGGGTTGAGATGCCGATATCCCGCATGAGCTGCAGGGCTACGCGAGGCCCCCTGTCAAGGGATACCGTCTCTGGCCGGCGCATGATGTGCGCTGCCGTCAGCACCTTCGATAAGTCCACCCCTTCAACGAATCGCTCCACGTATTCGTCTGCCGGATCCATCAGCATTTGTTCCGGGGTGCCGATCTGGATCAGCTTCCCGTCTTTTAACAACGCGATTCGATCTCCGATGCGGAGAGCTTCGTCCAAATCATGGGTAATAAAAATGATTGTTTTATGCATCTTTTGCTGCAATTCGAGGAGTTCGTCCTGCATATCCCGGCGGATAAGCGGATCGAGCGCACTAAATGCTTCATCCATCAGGAGAACATCCGGATCGTTGGCCAGCGCTCTCGCCAGTCCAACCCGCTGCTGCATGCCGCCGCTCAATTCGTCGGGATATTTCTGCTCCCAGCCCTCGAGTCCGACCAATCCGAGAGCTTCACGCGCCTTGCGGTAGCGTTCTTCCTTCGCCATTCCTTGAATTTCGAGGCCATATGCGGCATTGTCGAGGACGGTCCGATGAGGAAAGAGTGCGAACTTCTGGAACACCATACCGATCGTCTTGCGGCGGACTTCCCGCAATTCCGACTCGTTCAGCTTGGAGATATTCCGATCTTTTAACCAGATATCTCCGTCCGTCGGTTCGATCAGACGATTCAGCATTCTCACCAGCGTGGACTTCCCGCTCCCGGAGAGGCCCATAATAACAAAAATTTCGCCTGGCTCGACGGAGAAAGAGACCTGATTGACGGCAACAGTCGCTTGTTTTTCTGTGGCGAGCCGTTCCCGGGACCACCCTTGCTTCAGCAGAGTGAGCGCGCGCTGCGCTTGCGGACCGAATATTTTGGTCACTCCGTTGACTTTAATGATAGACAATCGTTTCACCTCTCTTGTCTTGCCCGAATTCGTTTTTCCAACGCTTTCTATTGTAACCTTTGAAAATTTTCAATAACAACCTTTAAAACCGTTTGTAAATTACGTTCAGTAAAAACTGTACAAACTTATGCTGTCATATGCTCGGCTTTCCTAAAGAATGCTGACCTATCCGGTACTTTACTTTTGAATCTAACTCTCATACAATGTTCGATGACGCCTTGTACCGTTAGGAGATGCGGGATTGCCGAGCCGTCCCGAGTCGACCTCATCTTCCTCTATAATCAATGACTACGGTATCATTTATAAGGAGTCGAATAACTAGCAGCAGCCAGGTTCGGCACAGGAGGAATTAGCACATGGCAACGTTCGCGCAGTTGACGCAGGAACAACAAGGGGCGGTGGAAAAAGCTCGCAATCGTGTCATAGAAGCGATCGGTCAAAATATGGACCTATACGGAATGACTCAATCCACAGGCCATTTGTACGGTTTGTTATTTTTCAGCGATCATCCGATGACGCTGGATGAGATGGGCAAGGAAATGGAAATGAGCAAGACGAGCATGAGCACAGGGGTCCGTACGCTGGTGGATATGAAGATGGTGCACAAGGTATGGGGCAAAGGCACGCGGAAAGACTTGTACGAAGTGGAGCCGGACTGGTACCAGACCTTCGCCGATTACTTCGGCATCAAGTGGCGCAAGGCCATCGAAGTCAACTTATCCGCCATCCGGCGTTCCAAGCGAGAACTCGAGAACCTGCTCGCAGCGCACGGCGAGGACGAGACGCTGCGCGGCATCGTTCAGGCGGACATTGCCAAGATGCAGGAAGCGGAGCAGTATTACCACTGGCTGGATCAATTAATAGATGCACTGGAGAGCGGCGAGATTTTTTCTTTTATCCCGAAGCCCGGAACTCCAGAATAAACATAATGTTCGCAGAAAAAGACGGCCGAAAGCCGTCTTTTTTTATGAATGGGCTCCTCTTTGTCTCTTATGCTCGCTATCCCCGTCGCGCAGGAGAGTTGGGTATCCTCGTTAGTGCTTCTGGTCGGTATCCCCGTCGGACAGGCGAGTTGGGTATCCTCGTTAGTGCTTATGGCCGTTATCCCCGTGGCACAGGAGAGTTGAATATCTTTGATCGTACATAAGATCGCTATCCCTATCGCGCAGGCGAGTTGGTACCATCACGATTTCCATAGGGGGGCTCGAAAAAGATGACGGATCTGAGTGGACGGGATATTGAGCATAAAGAGCGCCAAAGGAACTGTCCGTCTGACCCGATGGGATATTGAGCAAAAGGAGCGCCAAAGGAACTGTCCGCCTGACCCGATGGGATATTGAGCAAAAGGAGCGCCAAAGGAACTGTCCGTCTGACCCGATGGGATATCGAGCATAAGGAGCGCCAAAGGAACTGTCCGCCTGGCCCGATGGGATATTGAGCATAAGGAACGCCAAAGGAAGTGTCCGCCTGACCCGATGGGATATTGAGCAAAAGGAGCGCCAAAGGAACTGTCCGTCTGACCCGATGGGATATCGAGCATAAGGAGCGCCAAAGGAACTGCCCGTCTGACCCGATGGGATATTGAGCAAAAGGAGCGCTAAAGGAACTGCCCGTCTGACCCGATGGGATATTGAGCAAAAGGAGCGCCAAAGGAACTGCCCGCCTGACCCGATGGGATATTGAGCATAAGGAGCGCCAAAGGAACTGTCCGTCTGACCCGATGGGATATTGAGCAAAAGGAGCGCCAAAGGAACTGCCCGCCTGACCCGATGGGATATTGAGCATAAGGAGCGCCAAAGGAACTGTCCGTCTGACCCGATGGGATATTGTGCATAAGGTCATCAATGGTTACTGCATGCGCGGGAAAAAGCCGTTGATCCGGCTCATGGAAAATGATCAGACCCCGGTTGGAGAGGCAGATGTGATGTATAATACAGCTAACGAAGGGGTTCCAGCTTAGTCTTGACCTTCCTCCCGTGTTGTTCCCTTCGTCTCACGATGAAGATGCAAGGGGGTAGGCGGACATGAACCCGATTCGAA includes these proteins:
- a CDS encoding GbsR/MarR family transcriptional regulator; this translates as MATFAQLTQEQQGAVEKARNRVIEAIGQNMDLYGMTQSTGHLYGLLFFSDHPMTLDEMGKEMEMSKTSMSTGVRTLVDMKMVHKVWGKGTRKDLYEVEPDWYQTFADYFGIKWRKAIEVNLSAIRRSKRELENLLAAHGEDETLRGIVQADIAKMQEAEQYYHWLDQLIDALESGEIFSFIPKPGTPE
- a CDS encoding DUF441 domain-containing protein; amino-acid sequence: MTQLDISSLILLGLAGLGIISGNSTVTIAMVILLLLRVTQLQSLFPWIEKYGLTIGIIILTVGVMSPIASGSMSIETILQSFLHWKSLLAVAVGMLVAYLGGRGAHLMTQSPTVVAGLLIGTVLGVALFRGVPVGPLIAAGILSLLLGRS
- a CDS encoding quaternary amine ABC transporter ATP-binding protein; protein product: MSIIKVNGVTKIFGPQAQRALTLLKQGWSRERLATEKQATVAVNQVSFSVEPGEIFVIMGLSGSGKSTLVRMLNRLIEPTDGDIWLKDRNISKLNESELREVRRKTIGMVFQKFALFPHRTVLDNAAYGLEIQGMAKEERYRKAREALGLVGLEGWEQKYPDELSGGMQQRVGLARALANDPDVLLMDEAFSALDPLIRRDMQDELLELQQKMHKTIIFITHDLDEALRIGDRIALLKDGKLIQIGTPEQMLMDPADEYVERFVEGVDLSKVLTAAHIMRRPETVSLDRGPRVALQLMRDIGISTLFVVGKDKSLQGVVTAEQASEAARSGKSLQEVMFTDVPTVSPDVLLNDLFALSGEAKLPIAVVQPDGRLMGAIVRGAVLGALAGNVPHGPNGTNEAAGADTAASDTEGMVMSHATADR
- a CDS encoding glycine betaine ABC transporter substrate-binding protein codes for the protein MKHNRTRRWMLLGLIAIIGWTLAGCSGSSSPSGGADGSGSSAGGNQTASVGDSVDYKIVGIDAGAGIMQSTEKALQEYGLDKWKLVEGSGAAMTAALDKAIKKQEPIIITGWTPHWKFAKYDLKYLEDPKGVYGGDEQIHTIARTGLKEDDPNAHKVLDQFEWTADDMAQVMVAVHDGKNPEEAAKEWVDANADKVDKWIEGAQPADGKKLKLGYVAWDSEIASTNVIAYVLQEKLGYKVDLLQVEAGPMWTGVANGDVDAIVAAWLPTTHKDYYDKFKDQIDDLGPNLNGTKIGLVVPAYMDINSIEDLK
- the pcp gene encoding pyroglutamyl-peptidase I yields the protein MSNTLLLTGFDPFGGESINPSWEAVRALDGAALGRYRVQAAQLPTSFARAGATLRDAMAACDPAAVICVGQAGGRPDITLERVAINLADARIADNDGNQPTDDEVVPGGPAAYWATLPVKALRRAVLEAGIPCSVSYTAGTFVCNSIFYTLMHELAGRHEKERIPAGFIHIPFLPQQAAAYPGKPSMSLDSIVQALRAVILHADAEEERGASAGTLHG
- a CDS encoding ABC transporter permease encodes the protein MRLPIGNWVEEGVNWLGTNADGFFEFLSKLIERSVESITDLLTWPSAYILIAIFTVLAFLIGRWSLSLLTLIGLFIIEALGYWEPTMSTLALVIVATILSIVIGIPLGIACGRSDSVSRIMRPVLDFMQTMPAFVYLLPAVFLFGLGIVPGVIASVIFAVPPTIRLTELGIRQVPEDMMEAASAFGSTPMQTLWKVQLPVAMPTLMAGVNQTIMLSLSMVVIASMIGAQGIGAEVYRSVTQLKIGQGFEAGLAVVLLAIILDRFSQHSFKKNKSKKQGA